One window of the Xiphophorus hellerii strain 12219 chromosome 15, Xiphophorus_hellerii-4.1, whole genome shotgun sequence genome contains the following:
- the insm1a gene encoding insulinoma-associated protein 1a codes for MFGFTRSSAWICFAPRRASQSGPNMPRGFLVKRSRKPAAASYRVRSGEEDARGAAADAPPPPPQQQRFSIPKRAHTCKAAASAPEPDPTAKPVQFGNPETVYRVLYSPTRPVSRDHEGSPERRCSLGSPASAESFPALEHLFGPADLRASAAAAGAFLAAGAKQPTGDAERRGKAASKRTKAIRKLHFEDDVTTSPVLGLKIKEAPVEPRPAEGERPPPGGLVCQLCREAYPDPFSLAQHRCSRIVRVEYRCPDCDKVFSCPANLASHRRWHKPKPHGEPPAPAKDSSDRDSSSPEPSESGSEDGLYDCPRCGKRFKRQAYLRKHLASHRGPRNRAELRPLNPSAYPSHACPVCGERFSSSGGRERHLRLLHSAQVFPCQHCPALLHSSPGLTRHVNKCHPSESRQVILLQVPLRPAC; via the coding sequence ATGTTCGGCTTTACGCGCAGCTCCGCGTGGATTTGTTTCGCCCCCCGCAGAGCCTCCCAGTCCGGACCGAACATGCCCAGAGGTTTCCTGGTGAAGCGGAGCCGGAAGCCTGCCGCGGCGTCCTACCGGGTCCGTTCCGGGGAGGAGGACGCGCGGGGAGCCGCCGCCGATGCGCCGCCGCCTCCGCCGCAGCAGCAGCGTTTCTCCATCCCTAAGCGCGCGCACACCTGCAAGGCGGCGGCCTCTGCTCCGGAACCGGACCCCACAGCCAAGCCGGTGCAGTTCGGGAACCCGGAGACGGTGTACCGGGTTCTGTACAGCCCGACCCGGCCCGTCAGCCGGGACCATGAGGGCTCCCCGGAGCGGCGCTGTAGCCTCGGATCCCCGGCCTCAGCGGAGTCCTTCCCCGCACTGGAGCACCTGTTCGGCCCGGCGGACCTGAGGGCCAGCGCGGCGGCCGCCGGGGCGTTCCTTGCCGCGGGCGCAAAGCAGCCGACGGGCGACGCAGAGCGCCGGGGCAAAGCTGCCAGCAAGAGGACCAAAGCCATCCGGAAGCTGCACTTTGAGGATGACGTCACCACGTCCCCGGTCCTGGGGCTCAAGATCAAAGAGGCTCCGGTGGAGCCGAGGCCGGCGGAGGGAGAGCGCCCCCCGCCGGGGGGGCTGGTGTGCCAGCTGTGCCGGGAAGCCTACCCGGACCCGTTCTCCCTGGCGCAGCACCGCTGCTCCAGGATCGTCCGGGTCGAGTACCGCTGCCCCGACTGCGACAAGGTGTTCAGCTGCCCGGCCAACCTGGCCTCCCACCGCCGCTGGCACAAACCCAAGCCGCACGGAGAGCCGCCCGCGCCCGCCAAAGACAGCAGCGACCGGGACTCCTCCAGCCCCGAACCGTCCGAGTCCGGTTCCGAGGACGGGCTGTACGACTGCCCGCGGTGCGGGAAGCGCTTCAAACGCCAAGCGTACCTGCGGAAGCACCTGGCGTCTCACCGCGGCCCGCGCAACCGCGCAGAGCTGCGGCCGCTCAACCCGAGCGCGTACCCCAGCCACGCGTGTCCGGTGTGCGGGGAGCGCTTCAGCAGCAGCGGGGGCAGAGAGCGCCACCTGCGGCTGCTGCACTCCGCCCAGGTGTTCCCCTGCCAGCACTGCCCCGCCCTGCTGCACAGCTCGCCGGGACTCACCCGACACGTCAACAAGTGCCACCCGTCCGAGAGCCGCCAGGTGATCCTGCTGCAGGTGCCGCTGCGCCCCGCCTGCTGA